One genomic segment of Fusobacterium nucleatum includes these proteins:
- a CDS encoding ATP/GTP-binding protein → MLLQFYFSNYRSFEGEGILDMRASGSNELSSHIRNTLNEKVLSVTAIYGANASGKSSVFEAFQFMALCVLESLSFSDDNKKNPYKLKVDSFKFSENREKPSEFEINYIDKKGKKELYYNYGFKIDNSGILEEYLASNTKTGVKRNEDYTYIFKRERNQKLYLDSSIEKFRENLEISLKEKTLLVSLGAKLNIDEFIRVRTWFINTEVINFSNSLYGAFLENILPNNIIESEEVRKNLVSFINSFDDSIIDIEVEKISAIDENDKDNYRVFTIHKSDKGTSTARISMNEESSGTKKMFSLYQTLLDVLEKGGVFFADELDIKLHPLLMRNILLTFTDKEKNSNNAQLIFTTHNTIYMDMDLLRRDEIWFVEKDNGVSNLYSLDDITNEKGEKIRKDSNYEKHYLLGNYGAIPNLKNLLGRE, encoded by the coding sequence ATGTTATTACAATTTTATTTCTCAAATTATAGGTCATTTGAAGGTGAAGGAATTTTAGATATGAGAGCAAGTGGAAGCAATGAGTTATCTTCACATATAAGAAATACTCTTAATGAAAAAGTTTTATCTGTGACAGCTATTTATGGTGCAAATGCAAGTGGAAAATCATCTGTATTTGAAGCTTTTCAATTTATGGCATTGTGTGTTTTAGAATCTTTATCTTTTTCAGATGATAATAAAAAAAATCCATATAAATTAAAAGTAGATTCTTTTAAATTTAGTGAAAATAGAGAAAAACCAAGTGAATTTGAAATTAATTATATAGATAAAAAAGGCAAAAAAGAACTATATTATAACTATGGATTTAAAATAGATAATTCGGGTATTTTAGAGGAGTATTTAGCCTCTAATACAAAAACTGGTGTAAAAAGAAATGAAGACTATACTTATATTTTTAAAAGAGAAAGAAATCAAAAACTTTATTTAGATTCTTCAATAGAAAAGTTTAGAGAGAATTTAGAAATTTCTTTAAAAGAGAAAACACTTTTGGTTTCATTAGGAGCAAAGTTAAATATAGATGAATTTATCAGAGTGAGAACTTGGTTTATAAATACTGAAGTAATTAATTTTAGTAACTCATTATATGGTGCATTTTTAGAAAATATATTACCTAATAATATAATTGAGAGTGAAGAAGTTAGAAAAAATTTAGTTAGTTTTATAAATTCTTTTGATGACTCTATTATTGATATAGAAGTAGAAAAAATTTCTGCTATTGATGAAAATGATAAAGACAATTACAGAGTATTCACTATACATAAATCAGATAAAGGAACTTCAACTGCTAGAATATCAATGAATGAAGAATCATCAGGAACTAAAAAAATGTTTTCTTTATATCAAACCTTACTAGATGTTTTGGAAAAAGGAGGAGTATTTTTTGCTGATGAGCTAGATATTAAATTACATCCATTACTTATGAGAAATATATTATTGACATTTACAGATAAAGAAAAAAATTCAAACAATGCTCAATTAATATTTACAACACACAATACTATCTATATGGATATGGATTTATTACGTAGAGATGAAATATGGTTTGTTGAAAAAGATAATGGAGTATCAAATTTATACTCTTTAGATGATATTACAAATGAAAAAGGTGAGAAAATAAGAAAAGATTCTAATTATGAAAAACATTATTTATTAGGAAATTATGGAGCTATCCCTAACTTAAAAAACTTATTAGGGAGGGAATAA
- a CDS encoding RloB family protein, producing MKRTNRLSKKRNERKKILLKSGAYLIITDTEKTEKNYFEGIKNIIPDNLKNDLQIKIYSNKALSKIIDFAAEERNKDERFRDIWLVFDRDEVKNFDELIEEAKESKMNVGWSNLCFEIWLMSYFQLPKNINVSQKCCETFEKIFKENTSKKYKKSEEKIYNILCENGDENRAIERAREKYHQVRKDYSQPSKMIGCTTVYKLVEELKRKMRGEYD from the coding sequence TTGAAAAGAACTAATAGATTAAGTAAAAAGCGTAATGAAAGAAAAAAAATACTTTTAAAATCGGGTGCATATTTAATTATTACTGATACAGAAAAAACTGAAAAAAATTATTTTGAAGGGATAAAAAATATTATTCCAGACAATTTAAAAAATGATTTACAAATAAAAATATATTCTAATAAAGCTTTATCGAAAATTATTGATTTTGCAGCTGAAGAAAGAAATAAAGATGAAAGATTTAGGGATATATGGCTAGTATTTGATAGAGATGAAGTTAAAAATTTTGATGAGTTAATAGAGGAAGCAAAAGAAAGTAAAATGAATGTTGGTTGGTCTAATCTTTGCTTTGAAATTTGGCTAATGTCATATTTTCAACTTCCTAAAAATATAAATGTCTCTCAAAAATGTTGTGAAACTTTTGAAAAAATATTTAAGGAAAATACTAGCAAAAAATATAAAAAATCTGAAGAAAAAATTTACAATATTCTTTGTGAAAATGGTGATGAAAATAGGGCTATAGAAAGGGCAAGAGAAAAGTATCATCAAGTAAGAAAAGATTATAGTCAACCTAGTAAAATGATAGGTTGTACTACTGTTTATAAGTTGGTTGAGGAGTTAAAAAGGAAGATGAGGGGAGAATATGATTAA
- a CDS encoding S41 family peptidase, whose product MKIILKKAAAILMIAISSLSFAEDDRTGFLSNMRELKEISDIMDVIQDSYVENANAQKYKEEKNKNSVRKNTGVTKKSLMQGALRGMMESLDDPHSVYFTKEEMRSFQEDIKGKYVGVGMVIQKKVGEPLTVVSPIEDGPAYKVGIKPKDKVIEIDGESTYNLTSEEASKRLKGKANTIVKVKVFREVNKMTKVFELKRETIELKYVKSKMLDGGIGYLRLTQFGDNVYPDMKKALEDLQAKGMKGLIFDLRSNPGGELGQSIKIASMFIEKGKIVSTRQKKGEESVYTREGKYFGNFPMVVLINGGSASASEIVSGALKDHKRATLIGEKTFGKGSVQTLLPLPDGDGIKITIAKYYTPNGISIDGTGIEPDTKIEDKDYYLISDGAITNIDENQQKENKKEIIKEVKGEKVAKEVDTHKDIQLEAAIKAIKAMINKK is encoded by the coding sequence GTGAAAATAATTTTAAAGAAAGCAGCTGCAATTTTAATGATTGCAATTTCAAGTCTATCTTTTGCAGAAGATGATAGAACAGGTTTTTTATCTAATATGAGGGAATTAAAAGAAATATCTGATATTATGGATGTTATCCAAGATAGCTATGTTGAAAATGCTAATGCTCAAAAATATAAAGAAGAGAAAAATAAAAATTCTGTACGAAAAAATACAGGAGTTACAAAAAAGTCACTAATGCAAGGAGCATTAAGAGGAATGATGGAATCATTAGATGACCCACATTCTGTATATTTTACAAAAGAAGAAATGAGAAGTTTCCAAGAAGATATAAAAGGTAAATATGTTGGAGTTGGAATGGTTATCCAAAAGAAAGTAGGAGAACCATTGACAGTAGTTTCTCCAATAGAAGATGGACCTGCATATAAGGTTGGAATAAAACCCAAAGATAAAGTTATAGAAATAGATGGAGAGTCAACATATAATTTAACAAGTGAAGAAGCTTCAAAAAGATTAAAGGGGAAAGCAAATACAATTGTTAAGGTTAAAGTTTTTAGAGAAGTTAACAAGATGACTAAAGTTTTTGAATTAAAAAGAGAAACAATAGAATTAAAGTATGTAAAAAGTAAAATGCTTGATGGTGGAATTGGATATTTAAGACTTACTCAATTTGGAGATAATGTCTACCCAGATATGAAAAAAGCCTTAGAAGATTTACAAGCTAAAGGAATGAAGGGGTTAATTTTTGATTTAAGAAGTAATCCTGGTGGAGAGTTAGGACAATCAATAAAAATTGCTTCAATGTTTATTGAAAAAGGTAAAATTGTTAGTACAAGACAAAAAAAAGGTGAAGAAAGTGTGTACACAAGAGAAGGTAAATACTTTGGAAATTTCCCTATGGTAGTCTTAATAAATGGTGGTAGTGCCTCAGCTTCAGAAATAGTTTCAGGAGCATTAAAAGATCATAAGAGAGCTACACTTATTGGAGAAAAAACTTTTGGAAAAGGAAGTGTACAAACTTTATTACCTCTACCTGATGGAGATGGAATAAAAATCACCATTGCAAAATATTATACTCCAAATGGAATTTCTATTGATGGAACAGGAATTGAGCCAGATACTAAAATAGAAGATAAAGATTACTATTTAATTTCAGATGGAGCTATAACAAATATAGATGAAAACCAACAAAAAGAAAATAAAAAAGAAATAATAAAAGAAGTTAAAGGTGAAAAAGTTGCAAAAGAAGTTGATACTCATAAAGATATACAACTTGAAGCAGCTATAAAGGCAATAAAAGCAATGATAAATAAAAAATAG
- the dinB gene encoding DNA polymerase IV: MERIIMHYDMDAFYASIEINRNPKLKNKPLVVGENIVTTASYEARKFGIHSAMKVSDAKLLCPKLIVIPVDKTEYIRISNEIHNLIFKITNKVEFVATDEGYIDLTDIIRPENKKNFAIKFKQRIKELTNLTCSVGIGFNKLSTKIASDINKPFGFFIFENEEEFIRYISDKKIKIIPGVGKKFFEILKNDKIFYVKDIFKYSLDYLVKKYGKSRGENLYCSVRGIDYDEVEYQREIHSIGNEETFLIPLQNNSEIIREFNSLFEYTFERLLKNNVFTQSITIKMRYTSFKTYTKSKKLKFSTRSKDFLYNEMLELISSFEKEDEVRLLGVYFGDIKKSSLVQLELNKNLQ; encoded by the coding sequence ATGGAAAGAATAATAATGCACTATGATATGGATGCTTTCTATGCTTCTATTGAAATCAACAGAAATCCTAAGTTAAAAAATAAACCTCTTGTTGTCGGAGAAAATATTGTTACAACTGCCAGTTATGAAGCTAGAAAATTTGGTATTCATTCAGCAATGAAAGTTTCTGATGCAAAACTCCTTTGCCCCAAACTTATTGTAATTCCTGTTGATAAAACTGAATATATCCGAATTTCTAATGAAATCCATAATTTAATTTTTAAAATCACAAATAAAGTTGAATTTGTTGCAACAGATGAGGGATATATTGATTTAACTGATATTATAAGACCAGAAAATAAAAAGAATTTTGCTATAAAATTTAAACAGAGAATAAAGGAATTAACTAATCTAACTTGTTCTGTTGGGATTGGTTTTAATAAACTATCTACTAAGATAGCAAGTGATATAAATAAACCTTTTGGATTCTTCATATTTGAAAATGAAGAGGAATTTATTAGATATATCTCGGATAAAAAAATTAAAATTATCCCAGGAGTTGGAAAAAAGTTTTTTGAAATTTTGAAAAATGATAAGATTTTTTATGTCAAAGATATTTTTAAATATTCACTTGACTATCTTGTAAAAAAATATGGTAAATCTCGTGGAGAAAACTTATATTGCTCTGTTAGAGGAATTGATTATGATGAGGTTGAATACCAAAGAGAAATCCATTCTATTGGAAATGAAGAAACTTTTTTAATACCTTTACAAAATAATTCAGAAATAATAAGAGAATTTAATTCCTTATTTGAATATACTTTTGAAAGATTGTTAAAAAATAATGTTTTTACTCAAAGTATTACTATTAAGATGAGATATACTTCATTTAAAACTTATACTAAAAGTAAAAAATTAAAATTTTCTACAAGAAGCAAAGATTTTCTTTATAATGAAATGTTAGAATTAATAAGTTCCTTTGAAAAAGAAGATGAGGTTCGTCTTTTAGGTGTTTATTTTGGAGATATAAAGAAAAGTAGTTTAGTTCAATTAGAACTTAATAAAAATTTACAGTAA
- a CDS encoding TrlF family AAA-like ATPase — protein MINSRGSEWHQWDLHLHTRTSYDYKYKDDEADKLLVEELKKNNIKAVAITDHFKIDSLRIKTLRELAPEIVFFPGIELRTDKGSTNIHIILIFSEKANVEELEKNVQYVLLNKAKSGDSDETIYWDYNDIVAFSKEHNGIISIHAGHKSNGLDSEINNKTEFKMAIKEDYSKTVDIFEVSKLSDIDGYQKYVFNKISERPVIICSDNHDPKNYFRKEKLWIKSNLTFEGLLQAIKQPKERVFVGEEPPKLKSIRLHANEVIDIIEIRKNKNSKNEVTWFNEKLELNPSLISIIGNKGSGKSALADILALIGSNINIIKKYGSFLTKERFDKSPEYFAKDYEVNYKFRSGSVLKIENISIENKEQDEYVKIQYLPQKYIEHICTELNDSFQQEINKVIYHFLEDKNNTRTLEEYIKKEAAQHIKRINLFKENLTEVNKKLIELEKQKTKTYFKNLNDRKKALEKKIEEHETIKPLKVDEPLIDGNKITKSKILKFDKQIKELSENKEKLDKKLLQFKEKYQIIIDLKNEVVIKKEGIENFNKNILKILKPFSISSNDFILKVEINIDKYYELLRGIEDSIEKIKKEIEEQKDKIKEIKIEKENIVKSSNEEIKKYNKYLLDLEAWENQKKKLENDGNNEDNLEYINNKIEYILEEINEEYNSLINSRNNILKEIYQEKKNICSIYSDIYQTINNQLEKILSNIDSGISFSAFLKIVPEIGKISDCINKNYKSIFLGKDNCNKKIMELMDKINSNDIESIFMFINSIILGCKNENSEDWDTLNQVIKNKENLYSFLFGLDYINIEYMLTLNGTVLNKLSPGERGLVLLIFYLVLDKKSIPIIIDQPEDNLDNQSIYTKLVPCILEAKKRRQVILVTHNPNIAVACDSEQVIVAEIDKKINSIKYISGSIEDKEINRKIVEILEGTFPAFNLRECKYIK, from the coding sequence ATGATTAATAGCAGAGGTTCTGAATGGCATCAATGGGATTTACATCTTCATACAAGAACATCATATGATTATAAATATAAAGATGATGAAGCAGATAAATTATTAGTGGAGGAATTAAAAAAGAATAATATAAAAGCTGTTGCAATAACAGATCATTTTAAAATAGATTCCTTAAGAATTAAAACTTTAAGAGAATTAGCACCTGAAATTGTATTTTTTCCTGGAATAGAATTAAGAACAGATAAAGGAAGTACTAATATACATATAATTTTAATTTTTTCAGAAAAAGCTAATGTAGAAGAGTTAGAAAAAAATGTTCAATATGTACTATTGAATAAGGCTAAGTCTGGAGATTCAGATGAAACTATCTATTGGGATTATAATGATATTGTAGCATTTTCTAAAGAACATAATGGAATAATAAGTATACATGCTGGGCATAAATCAAATGGATTAGATTCAGAAATTAATAATAAAACTGAATTTAAAATGGCAATAAAGGAGGACTATAGTAAAACTGTTGATATTTTTGAAGTTAGTAAATTAAGTGATATTGATGGTTATCAAAAATATGTTTTTAATAAAATAAGTGAAAGACCTGTTATAATATGCTCAGATAACCATGATCCAAAAAATTATTTTAGAAAAGAAAAATTATGGATAAAATCTAATTTAACTTTTGAAGGACTATTACAAGCAATAAAACAACCTAAAGAAAGGGTTTTTGTTGGAGAAGAACCTCCAAAGTTAAAATCAATCCGCCTACATGCTAATGAAGTTATTGATATAATTGAGATAAGAAAGAATAAAAATAGTAAAAATGAAGTTACATGGTTTAATGAAAAGTTAGAATTAAATCCTTCTTTAATATCAATAATAGGTAATAAAGGAAGTGGAAAAAGTGCTTTAGCTGATATATTAGCCCTTATTGGAAGTAATATAAATATAATTAAAAAATATGGTTCTTTTCTAACAAAAGAACGATTTGATAAGTCACCAGAATATTTTGCTAAAGATTACGAAGTTAATTATAAATTTAGAAGTGGTTCAGTTTTAAAAATAGAAAATATTTCTATAGAGAATAAAGAACAAGATGAATATGTTAAAATTCAATATTTACCACAAAAATATATAGAACATATATGTACTGAATTAAATGACTCTTTTCAACAAGAAATAAATAAAGTTATTTATCATTTTTTGGAAGATAAAAATAATACTAGAACACTTGAGGAATATATAAAAAAAGAAGCTGCACAACATATTAAAAGAATAAATTTATTTAAAGAAAATCTTACAGAAGTGAATAAAAAACTTATAGAACTAGAAAAACAAAAAACAAAAACTTATTTTAAAAATTTAAATGATAGGAAGAAAGCTTTAGAAAAGAAAATAGAGGAACATGAAACAATAAAGCCATTAAAAGTAGATGAACCATTAATAGATGGAAATAAAATTACAAAAAGCAAAATATTAAAATTCGATAAACAAATAAAAGAATTATCTGAAAACAAAGAGAAATTGGACAAAAAATTGCTACAATTTAAAGAAAAATATCAAATCATTATTGATTTGAAAAATGAGGTAGTTATAAAAAAAGAAGGGATAGAAAACTTTAATAAAAATATTTTAAAAATTTTAAAACCTTTTTCAATTTCTTCCAATGATTTTATTTTAAAGGTAGAAATTAATATAGATAAGTATTATGAATTATTAAGAGGTATAGAAGACAGTATAGAGAAAATAAAAAAAGAAATTGAGGAACAAAAAGACAAGATAAAAGAAATAAAAATTGAAAAAGAAAATATTGTAAAATCTTCAAATGAAGAAATAAAAAAATATAATAAATATTTATTAGATTTAGAAGCATGGGAAAATCAAAAGAAAAAGCTAGAAAATGATGGAAATAATGAAGATAATTTAGAATATATTAATAATAAAATAGAATATATTTTAGAAGAAATTAATGAAGAATATAATTCTTTAATAAATAGTAGAAATAATATTTTAAAAGAAATATATCAAGAAAAAAAGAATATTTGTTCAATTTATTCAGATATATATCAAACTATCAATAATCAATTAGAAAAGATTTTATCTAATATAGATAGTGGAATATCTTTTTCTGCATTTTTAAAAATAGTTCCAGAAATTGGTAAAATATCAGATTGTATTAATAAAAATTACAAAAGTATCTTTTTAGGTAAAGATAATTGCAATAAAAAAATAATGGAATTAATGGATAAAATAAATTCCAATGACATTGAGTCTATTTTTATGTTTATTAATAGTATTATATTAGGTTGTAAAAATGAAAATAGCGAAGATTGGGATACATTAAATCAAGTTATAAAGAATAAAGAAAATTTATATTCATTTTTGTTTGGATTAGATTATATTAATATTGAGTATATGTTGACATTAAATGGAACCGTTCTTAATAAGTTGTCTCCTGGAGAAAGAGGATTAGTTTTATTAATTTTCTATTTAGTTTTAGATAAAAAAAGCATTCCTATTATTATAGATCAACCAGAAGATAATTTAGATAATCAATCAATATATACAAAATTAGTTCCTTGTATTTTAGAAGCAAAAAAGAGACGTCAAGTTATCTTAGTAACTCATAACCCTAATATAGCAGTTGCCTGTGATTCCGAACAAGTAATTGTAGCTGAGATTGATAAAAAAATCAATTCTATTAAATATATTTCTGGAAGTATAGAAGATAAAGAAATTAATAGAAAAATAGTAGAAATTCTGGAGGGAACTTTTCCAGCTTTTAATTTGAGAGAGTGTAAATATATTAAATAA
- a CDS encoding NAD+ synthase — protein MNKLDLNLKEVHNELVEFLRENFKKAGFSKAVLGLSGGIDSALVAYLLRDALGKENVLAIMMPYKSSNPDSLNHAKLVVEDLKINSKTIEITDMIDAYFKNEKEATSLRMGNKMARERMSILFDYSSKENALVVGTSNKTEIYLGYSTQFGDSACALNPIGDLYKTNIWDLSRYLKIPNELIEKKPSADLWEGQTDEQEMGLTYKEADQVLYRMLEENKTVEEVLAEGFNKDLVDNIVRRMNRSEYKRRMPLIAKIKR, from the coding sequence ATGAATAAATTAGATTTGAATTTAAAAGAAGTTCATAATGAATTAGTTGAATTTTTAAGAGAAAATTTTAAAAAAGCAGGTTTTTCAAAAGCTGTATTAGGTTTATCAGGTGGCATAGACTCAGCACTTGTAGCTTATTTATTAAGAGATGCTTTAGGAAAAGAAAATGTACTTGCTATTATGATGCCATATAAATCATCAAATCCAGATAGCTTAAATCATGCAAAATTAGTGGTAGAAGATTTAAAAATAAATTCTAAGACTATTGAAATAACTGATATGATAGATGCTTACTTTAAAAATGAAAAGGAAGCTACATCTTTAAGAATGGGAAATAAAATGGCAAGGGAAAGAATGTCAATATTATTTGATTATTCTTCAAAGGAAAATGCTTTAGTTGTAGGAACATCTAATAAAACAGAAATTTATCTAGGATATAGTACACAATTTGGAGATTCTGCTTGTGCTTTAAATCCAATAGGAGATTTATATAAAACAAATATTTGGGATTTATCAAGATATTTAAAAATTCCAAATGAATTGATTGAGAAGAAACCTAGTGCTGATTTATGGGAAGGTCAAACTGATGAACAAGAAATGGGCTTGACTTATAAAGAAGCAGATCAAGTTTTATATAGAATGTTAGAAGAAAATAAAACAGTTGAAGAAGTTTTAGCAGAAGGCTTTAATAAAGATTTAGTTGATAATATTGTAAGAAGAATGAATAGAAGTGAATACAAAAGAAGAATGCCACTTATAGCTAAAATAAAAAGGTAG
- the ylqF gene encoding ribosome biogenesis GTPase YlqF, translating into MSMTQINWYPGHMKKTKDLIEENLKLIDVVLEIVDARIPLSSKNPNIASLSKNKKRIIVLNKSDLVSKQELDKWKKYFKEQDFADEVVEMSAETGYNVKKLYEAIEFVSKERKEKLLKKGLKKVSTRIIVLGIPNVGKSRLINRIVGKNSAAVGNKPGFTRGKQWVRIKEGIELLDTPGILWPKFESETVGINLAITGAIRDEILPIEDIACSLLRKMLEQGRWESLKERYKLLEEDRDDKVLENILSKIALRMAMLNKGGELNVLQAAYTLLRDYRVAKLGKFGLDKI; encoded by the coding sequence ATGTCAATGACACAGATTAACTGGTATCCGGGACATATGAAAAAAACAAAAGATTTAATTGAAGAAAATTTGAAACTTATTGATGTGGTTTTAGAAATTGTTGATGCAAGAATACCTTTGTCAAGTAAAAATCCTAATATAGCAAGTTTGAGTAAAAATAAAAAGAGAATAATTGTTTTAAATAAGTCAGATTTAGTTTCAAAACAGGAACTAGATAAATGGAAAAAATATTTTAAAGAACAAGATTTTGCAGATGAAGTTGTTGAAATGAGTGCAGAGACAGGTTACAATGTAAAAAAACTTTATGAAGCAATAGAATTTGTGTCAAAAGAGAGAAAAGAAAAATTATTAAAAAAAGGTTTAAAAAAAGTTAGTACAAGAATAATTGTTTTAGGTATTCCTAATGTTGGAAAATCAAGATTAATAAATAGAATAGTAGGTAAAAATAGTGCTGCTGTTGGTAATAAACCAGGTTTTACAAGAGGAAAACAATGGGTTAGGATAAAAGAAGGTATAGAGCTTTTAGATACACCGGGAATTTTATGGCCAAAATTTGAAAGTGAAACTGTTGGAATAAATCTTGCAATAACAGGAGCAATAAGAGATGAAATACTTCCAATAGAAGATATTGCTTGTAGTCTTTTAAGAAAAATGTTAGAGCAAGGTAGATGGGAAAGTTTAAAAGAAAGATATAAACTTTTAGAAGAAGATAGAGATGATAAAGTCTTAGAAAATATTTTATCTAAAATAGCATTAAGAATGGCAATGTTAAATAAAGGTGGAGAATTAAATGTCTTACAAGCAGCTTATACACTTTTAAGAGATTATAGAGTAGCAAAATTAGGTAAATTTGGATTAGATAAAATATAA
- the rsmI gene encoding 16S rRNA (cytidine(1402)-2'-O)-methyltransferase produces the protein MLYIVATPIGNLEDMTFRAIRTLKEVDYIFAEDTRVTKKLLDHYEIKSTVYRYDEHTKQHQIANILNLLKEEKNIALVTDAGTPCISDPGYEVVDEAHKNNIKVVAIPGASALTASASIAGISMRRFCFEGFLPKKKGRQTLLKQLAEEKERTIVIYESPFRIEKTLKDIETFMGKRDVVIVREITKIYEEVLRGSTTKLIEKLEKNPIKGEIVLLIEPQQKEQKGGNKYVNDTD, from the coding sequence ATGCTATATATAGTTGCAACGCCAATAGGAAATTTAGAGGATATGACTTTTAGAGCAATAAGAACACTAAAAGAAGTTGACTATATTTTTGCAGAAGATACAAGGGTAACAAAAAAATTATTAGATCATTATGAAATTAAAAGTACAGTGTACAGATATGATGAACATACAAAACAACATCAAATAGCAAATATTCTTAATCTTTTAAAAGAAGAAAAAAATATTGCTTTAGTTACTGATGCTGGAACACCTTGTATATCTGATCCTGGTTATGAAGTTGTTGATGAGGCACATAAAAATAATATAAAGGTTGTTGCAATTCCTGGTGCAAGTGCATTAACTGCATCAGCTTCTATTGCTGGTATAAGTATGAGAAGATTTTGCTTTGAGGGATTTCTACCTAAAAAGAAAGGTAGACAAACCCTTTTAAAGCAACTAGCTGAAGAAAAAGAAAGAACAATAGTTATATATGAATCTCCTTTTAGAATAGAAAAAACATTAAAAGATATAGAAACTTTTATGGGAAAAAGAGATGTTGTTATTGTTAGAGAAATCACTAAAATCTATGAAGAAGTTTTAAGAGGAAGTACAACTAAACTTATAGAAAAATTAGAAAAAAATCCTATAAAAGGTGAAATTGTTTTACTTATAGAGCCACAACAAAAGGAACAAAAGGGAGGAAATAAATATGTCAATGACACAGATTAA
- a CDS encoding TlyA family RNA methyltransferase: MTKFLKNKMKLDEYLVENEYFENLEIAKRQIMVGNVIVNEQKIDKPGEIISLNKIKSIRIKERDIPYVSRGGLKLEKAIKVFDLDFKNKIVLDIGASTGGFTDCSLQNGAKFVYAVDVGTNQLDWKLRNDSRVKSIENKHINDLEKSYLKDEIDIIVMDISFISIKKVLYKIKELLKENGFAIFLIKPQFEAERNEIEKGIVNNLNIHKRVINEIIEEAKTYQLFLENLTVSPIKGTKGNVEYLAKLSKKSNFSSNEEIVDKLFNN, translated from the coding sequence ATGACAAAATTTTTGAAAAATAAAATGAAATTAGATGAATATTTAGTTGAAAATGAATATTTTGAAAATTTAGAAATAGCTAAAAGACAGATTATGGTAGGGAATGTTATAGTAAATGAACAGAAAATAGATAAGCCAGGTGAAATCATTTCACTTAATAAAATAAAATCTATTAGAATAAAAGAAAGAGATATTCCCTATGTCAGTCGTGGTGGTTTAAAATTAGAGAAAGCTATAAAAGTTTTTGACTTAGATTTTAAAAATAAAATAGTTTTAGATATAGGAGCATCTACTGGGGGTTTTACAGATTGTTCATTACAAAATGGAGCTAAATTTGTCTATGCTGTTGATGTTGGAACTAATCAACTTGACTGGAAGTTAAGAAATGATAGTAGAGTTAAAAGTATAGAAAATAAGCATATTAATGACTTAGAAAAAAGTTATTTAAAAGATGAAATCGACATTATAGTAATGGATATTTCATTTATTTCAATAAAAAAAGTTCTATATAAAATTAAAGAACTTTTAAAAGAGAATGGTTTTGCCATATTTTTAATAAAACCTCAATTTGAGGCTGAAAGAAATGAAATAGAAAAAGGAATTGTTAATAATTTAAATATCCATAAGAGAGTAATAAATGAAATTATAGAGGAAGCTAAAACATATCAACTTTTTTTAGAAAACTTAACTGTATCACCAATAAAGGGAACAAAAGGAAATGTTGAATATTTAGCAAAACTTAGTAAGAAAAGTAATTTTTCTTCAAATGAAGAAATAGTAGATAAATTATTTAATAATTAA